A single region of the Acidobacteriota bacterium genome encodes:
- the menC gene encoding o-succinylbenzoate synthase yields the protein MSLHIDSITLREIQLPLVEPFRISSGVTTTRRILLLELIDADGASTWSECVAGDFPNYSPESIDTATLAIREWLAPRVLGRRFRNPQQVAAALSEDLRGHEMAQAAIEMGAWALAATKAGQSLSSLLGGTRKRIGTGISIGIQNSPDELAARAEKALAEGYRKIKLKIKPGQDLDYLHAVRERLGPDAPLMADANNAYTLADTDHLVQLDDLDLVMVEQPLAWDDVARHAELQQRMRTPICLDESITNIARAEDMVRLRAGRIINIKPGRVAGFTASKAIHDLCEANDIPVWCGGMLESGIGRAYNVALASLPNFTIPGDVSPSNRYWARDIVSPAWTMDADGWVDVSESPGLGVEVDRERIEALTVQRETLRAS from the coding sequence ATGAGCCTTCACATCGACTCGATCACGCTGCGCGAGATCCAACTGCCCCTAGTCGAGCCGTTCCGCATCTCCTCCGGCGTCACGACCACCCGCCGCATCCTGCTGCTGGAGCTGATCGACGCGGACGGCGCCTCGACCTGGTCCGAATGCGTGGCGGGCGACTTCCCGAACTACTCGCCCGAGAGCATCGACACCGCGACCCTCGCGATCCGCGAGTGGCTGGCACCGCGGGTGCTGGGCCGGCGCTTCCGGAACCCGCAGCAGGTAGCGGCGGCTCTGTCCGAGGACCTCCGCGGTCACGAGATGGCGCAGGCGGCGATCGAAATGGGCGCCTGGGCGCTGGCGGCCACCAAGGCCGGCCAGAGCCTCTCGTCTCTGCTCGGTGGTACCCGGAAACGGATCGGCACCGGCATCTCGATCGGCATCCAGAACTCACCCGACGAACTCGCCGCCAGGGCCGAGAAGGCGCTGGCCGAGGGCTACCGGAAGATCAAGCTGAAGATCAAGCCGGGCCAGGACCTCGACTACCTGCACGCGGTCCGCGAACGCCTCGGACCGGACGCGCCGCTGATGGCCGACGCGAACAACGCGTACACCCTCGCCGACACGGACCACCTCGTCCAGCTCGACGACCTCGACCTGGTGATGGTCGAGCAACCCCTGGCCTGGGACGACGTCGCGCGGCACGCCGAGCTCCAGCAACGCATGCGGACGCCGATCTGCCTCGACGAATCGATCACGAACATCGCCCGCGCCGAGGACATGGTCCGGCTCCGAGCCGGTCGGATCATCAACATCAAGCCGGGCCGCGTCGCCGGGTTCACGGCGTCGAAGGCCATCCACGACCTCTGCGAGGCCAACGACATCCCGGTCTGGTGCGGCGGCATGCTGGAGAGCGGAATCGGCCGTGCCTACAACGTCGCGCTGGCCTCCCTGCCGAACTTCACGATCCCCGGCGACGTCAGCCCCAGCAACCGCTACTGGGCGCGCGACATCGTGTCGCCGGCATGGACGATGGACGCAGACGGCTGGGTGGATGTGTCCGAGAGCCCGGGCCTCGGCGTGGAGGTCGACCGCGAACGGATCGAGGCTCTGACGGTGCAGCGGGAAACGCTGCGAGCGAGCTAG